Proteins encoded by one window of Dryocola sp. LX212:
- a CDS encoding ABC transporter substrate-binding protein, producing the protein MKKLHALGLAVGMLTTFSTLAAAEMRYGVEAEYPPFESRNSSGELEGFDIDLGNAVCKAANLKCSWVETSFDALIPGLMSKKFDAINSAMNITEQRRKSIDFTQPIYRIPSQLVGKTGSAIEATPAGLKGKTIGVLQGSIQETYAKEHWEKQGVTVVSYKDQNMAWGDLLNGRIDASLVMSAAGQAGFLSKPQGKGFGFIGKPVSDDTILGSGIGFGLRKGDAETKKQLDAAIEKVKANGTVTTLAKKYFPGIDVSVK; encoded by the coding sequence ATGAAAAAATTACATGCGCTTGGTTTAGCCGTTGGGATGTTAACTACTTTTTCTACGCTGGCCGCTGCCGAAATGCGCTACGGGGTAGAAGCTGAATATCCCCCTTTTGAGAGCCGTAACTCTTCGGGCGAGCTGGAAGGGTTTGATATCGATCTGGGTAACGCCGTCTGTAAAGCAGCGAACCTGAAGTGTTCGTGGGTAGAAACGTCGTTCGATGCGCTGATCCCGGGACTGATGTCGAAGAAGTTCGACGCCATCAACTCGGCGATGAACATCACCGAACAGCGCCGCAAAAGCATCGACTTCACCCAGCCAATCTACCGCATTCCTTCCCAGCTGGTGGGTAAAACCGGCAGCGCAATTGAAGCAACGCCAGCGGGCCTGAAGGGAAAAACAATCGGCGTGCTGCAGGGTTCTATTCAGGAAACCTATGCGAAAGAGCACTGGGAGAAGCAGGGCGTGACCGTTGTTTCCTATAAAGACCAGAATATGGCGTGGGGCGACTTGCTCAACGGGCGAATTGATGCGTCGCTGGTCATGTCCGCCGCGGGCCAGGCCGGTTTTCTCAGCAAGCCGCAGGGCAAAGGCTTTGGCTTTATCGGCAAGCCGGTGAGCGACGACACTATTCTGGGCAGCGGCATCGGTTTCGGCCTGCGTAAGGGCGATGCTGAAACTAAGAAGCAGCTGGATGCCGCAATCGAAAAAGTAAAAGCCAACGGCACGGTAACCACGCTTGCGAAGAAATACTTCCCGGGTATCGACGTCAGCGTGAAGTAA
- a CDS encoding pyridoxal phosphate-dependent aminotransferase, protein MQTPVQHRSKLPDVGTTIFTVIGQLSAQHNAINLSQGAPNFAPDRKLVDGVTKAMLDNHNQYASMTGLLPLKTLIAQKVETLYGARYDVNDEILIAASASEGLYSAISGLVHPGDEVIYFEPSFDSYAPIVRLQGAKPVALKLALPDFTVNWDEVQAAITSRTRMIIINTPHNPSGQVFSAHDLEMLAAVTLNTDIVVLSDEVYEHIVFDGKRHHGMATHPQLAERSVIVSSFGKTFHVTGWRVGYCLAPAALMDEICKVHQFLMFSADTPMQYAFADYMADPQTYLSLAAFYQRKRDLMQTLLAGSSFKLLPSAGSFFLLASYEHFSDESDSDMVKRLITEHGVATIPLSAFYADGTDNKLIRLSFAKDEATLRAGAQALCQLKPR, encoded by the coding sequence ATGCAGACCCCCGTACAACATCGTTCAAAATTGCCTGACGTGGGCACCACCATATTTACCGTTATCGGCCAGCTTTCCGCGCAGCACAACGCTATTAACCTTTCCCAGGGTGCGCCAAACTTTGCCCCGGACCGCAAGCTGGTCGACGGCGTTACCAAAGCCATGCTGGATAATCACAACCAGTACGCGTCGATGACGGGCCTGTTGCCGCTGAAAACGCTTATCGCCCAGAAGGTAGAAACGCTCTACGGCGCGCGTTATGACGTGAACGATGAAATTCTGATCGCCGCCAGCGCCAGTGAAGGGTTGTATTCCGCCATCAGCGGGCTGGTGCACCCGGGCGACGAAGTCATCTATTTTGAACCGTCGTTCGACAGCTATGCACCCATCGTTCGCTTACAGGGCGCGAAACCCGTGGCGCTGAAGCTGGCGCTGCCTGATTTCACCGTCAACTGGGACGAAGTGCAGGCCGCAATCACGTCTCGTACCCGCATGATTATCATCAACACGCCTCACAACCCGAGCGGGCAGGTGTTCAGCGCGCACGATCTGGAAATGCTTGCAGCGGTAACCCTCAACACGGATATTGTTGTGCTGTCTGACGAAGTGTATGAACACATTGTGTTTGATGGTAAGCGGCATCACGGTATGGCAACGCATCCGCAGCTTGCGGAACGCAGCGTCATCGTCTCGTCTTTCGGTAAGACTTTCCACGTCACCGGCTGGCGCGTGGGGTACTGCCTGGCGCCTGCGGCGCTGATGGACGAAATCTGCAAAGTGCATCAGTTTTTGATGTTCTCCGCCGATACCCCGATGCAATACGCCTTTGCCGACTACATGGCGGACCCGCAAACCTATCTTTCGCTGGCGGCGTTTTACCAGCGCAAGCGCGACTTAATGCAGACGTTGCTAGCCGGATCGTCGTTTAAGCTGCTGCCGAGCGCGGGATCGTTCTTCCTGCTGGCGAGCTACGAACATTTCAGCGACGAGTCAGACAGCGACATGGTGAAGCGTTTAATTACCGAACACGGCGTGGCGACGATACCGCTCTCCGCGTTTTACGCCGACGGCACGGACAATAAACTCATACGGCTGTCATTCGCCAAAGATGAAGCCACTTTACGGGCAGGCGCGCAGGCGCTGTGCCAGCTAAAGCCACGTTAA
- the pcaH gene encoding protocatechuate 3,4-dioxygenase subunit beta, with translation MSRLWQPRELVHRDYDSHPPAFAPGYKTSVLRSPRNALISLQNSLSEITGPVFGEKDLGPLDNDLIMNYAKDGLPIGERIIVHGYVRDGFGRPMKNTLVEVWQANAGGRYRHKKDKYLAPVDPNFGGCGRVLTDENGYYFFRTIKPGPYPWRNQASDWRPSHIHFSLSGESFGQRLITQMYFEGDPLIKQCPIVKTINNDDAIRTLIAELDTHAAVPLDSLAYRFDLVLRGHRATLFENRTQGAAR, from the coding sequence ATGTCCCGACTGTGGCAACCCCGCGAGCTTGTGCATCGCGACTATGATTCACATCCCCCGGCCTTCGCGCCGGGCTATAAAACCAGCGTGCTGCGTTCACCCCGCAACGCGCTCATCTCCCTGCAAAACTCGCTATCAGAAATTACCGGTCCGGTGTTCGGCGAGAAAGATCTAGGGCCGCTGGATAACGACCTTATTATGAATTACGCCAAAGACGGACTCCCGATTGGCGAGCGTATTATCGTACATGGCTACGTGCGCGACGGCTTTGGCCGCCCGATGAAAAACACCCTGGTGGAGGTCTGGCAGGCCAACGCTGGCGGTCGCTATCGCCACAAAAAAGACAAGTATCTCGCGCCCGTCGATCCAAATTTTGGCGGTTGCGGGCGCGTACTGACCGATGAGAATGGCTATTATTTTTTCAGAACGATTAAGCCCGGTCCGTATCCGTGGCGTAACCAGGCCAGCGACTGGCGGCCCTCGCATATCCACTTCTCGCTTTCCGGCGAGTCCTTTGGCCAGCGGCTGATCACCCAGATGTATTTCGAAGGCGATCCGCTGATCAAGCAGTGCCCGATTGTCAAAACCATCAATAACGACGATGCGATCCGCACGCTGATTGCCGAGCTGGATACCCATGCCGCCGTGCCGCTGGACAGCCTGGCGTACCGTTTCGATCTGGTTCTGCGCGGCCATCGCGCCACGCTGTTTGAAAACCGTACCCAGGGAGCCGCACGATGA
- a CDS encoding VOC family protein, whose product MANNITADEIREKFSHAMSAMYQQEVPQYGTLLDLVADVNLAVLENDPQLHQQLENADELARLNVERHGAIRVGKAEELATLRRLFAVMGMQPVGYYDLSQAGVPVHSTAFRPVDDTALACNPFRVFTSLLRLELIENEALRKKAAAILAKRDIFTPRCRALLDIFDKQGGLSEAQADEFVREALETFRWHSHATVDAQTYQALHDQHRLIADVVCFRGCHINHLTPRTLDIDRVQALMPEYGISPKAIIEGPPRREFPILLRQTSFKALEEPILFAGEHHGTHTARFGEIEQRGVALTPKGRALYDELLLAAGNGKDNLSHQHHLQEVFSRLPDSDALLRRQALAYFRYRLTPAGEMHRQSIRPGDDPQLLIERGWLVAQPITYEDFLPVSAAGIFQSNLGGENGARSHGQASREAFEQALGASVANEFELYQQAEDRSKRRCGLL is encoded by the coding sequence ATGGCGAACAACATCACGGCTGATGAGATTCGGGAAAAATTTTCGCACGCAATGTCGGCGATGTACCAGCAAGAGGTGCCGCAGTACGGCACGCTGTTAGACCTTGTCGCCGATGTGAATCTGGCGGTACTGGAAAATGACCCGCAGCTTCACCAGCAGCTGGAGAATGCGGATGAGCTGGCGAGGCTGAACGTGGAGCGCCACGGCGCTATTCGCGTGGGAAAAGCGGAGGAGCTGGCGACCTTACGGCGCTTATTTGCCGTCATGGGGATGCAGCCGGTTGGCTATTACGATCTGTCGCAGGCTGGCGTACCGGTGCATTCCACCGCGTTTCGCCCGGTTGACGACACGGCGCTTGCCTGCAACCCGTTCCGTGTATTTACCTCGCTGCTGCGCCTGGAGCTGATCGAGAACGAAGCGCTGCGGAAGAAGGCTGCGGCCATTCTCGCAAAACGCGATATCTTTACCCCGCGCTGCCGGGCGCTGCTCGATATCTTTGATAAGCAGGGCGGGCTGAGCGAAGCTCAGGCCGACGAGTTTGTGCGCGAGGCGCTGGAAACCTTCCGCTGGCACAGCCACGCGACGGTGGACGCACAGACGTATCAGGCGCTCCACGATCAGCACCGGCTGATTGCGGACGTCGTCTGTTTCCGGGGCTGCCATATCAACCATCTCACCCCAAGAACGCTGGATATCGACCGGGTTCAGGCTTTGATGCCGGAATATGGTATTTCGCCGAAAGCGATCATCGAAGGGCCACCGCGCCGTGAATTCCCCATCCTGCTGCGCCAGACCAGCTTTAAAGCGCTTGAAGAGCCGATCCTGTTTGCCGGGGAACATCACGGTACCCATACCGCCCGCTTCGGGGAGATAGAACAGCGCGGCGTGGCGCTGACGCCAAAGGGACGCGCGCTTTATGACGAGCTGCTGCTTGCCGCAGGCAACGGCAAAGATAACCTCAGCCACCAGCACCATTTACAGGAGGTGTTCAGCCGCCTCCCGGACAGCGATGCGCTCCTGCGCCGCCAGGCGCTGGCCTATTTCCGCTATCGGTTAACGCCCGCGGGAGAGATGCATCGCCAGAGCATCAGGCCCGGCGACGATCCGCAGCTGCTGATTGAACGCGGCTGGCTGGTGGCCCAGCCTATTACCTACGAAGACTTTTTGCCGGTCAGCGCCGCGGGCATCTTCCAGTCGAATCTCGGCGGTGAAAACGGTGCCCGCAGCCACGGTCAGGCAAGCCGCGAGGCGTTCGAACAGGCGCTTGGCGCATCGGTGGCCAATGAGTTTGAACTCTATCAGCAGGCGGAGGATCGCAGTAAACGGCGTTGCGGTCTGCTCTAA
- a CDS encoding LysR substrate-binding domain-containing protein, with translation MARHNVPLNTIDAFLVTARHLNLTRAAKELCLTQGAVSRKIATLEEWLGFTVFERHARGLHLTPQGSALLPDLQAAFENLLEVADRVSHKPGVIRLKAPTCAMRWLVPKIIELEQSAPEFQIALTTTVEHGVNFKNEPYDAAIVFGPHARAGRLLFEETLTPVISQSLLNKVEFTQDALQRFTFLHPTRDRTDWTLWFADSPAGRTPMSKNQHFDTMDLAISAAIQGFGIAIADETLVAEDLRMGRLVRPFSHSVKTGASYRLCVRPENENTPGLAAFCESLLNLS, from the coding sequence ATGGCCCGGCACAACGTTCCTCTGAATACGATTGATGCTTTTCTGGTCACGGCGCGGCACCTGAATCTTACCCGCGCGGCGAAAGAGCTCTGCCTTACCCAGGGCGCAGTCAGCCGTAAAATTGCCACGCTTGAAGAGTGGCTGGGTTTTACCGTGTTTGAACGCCATGCGCGCGGCCTGCACCTTACGCCTCAGGGCAGCGCTCTGCTTCCCGACCTTCAGGCCGCCTTTGAGAATCTGCTGGAGGTTGCCGATCGCGTCAGCCACAAGCCAGGCGTTATCCGTCTGAAAGCGCCGACCTGCGCCATGCGCTGGCTGGTGCCGAAAATAATCGAGCTGGAACAAAGCGCGCCTGAATTTCAGATTGCCCTGACCACCACGGTTGAGCACGGGGTCAATTTCAAAAACGAACCCTACGATGCGGCGATAGTTTTTGGCCCGCATGCCAGAGCGGGCAGGCTGTTATTCGAAGAGACACTCACCCCGGTTATCAGCCAGAGCTTGTTAAACAAAGTGGAGTTTACGCAGGACGCCCTGCAACGCTTTACGTTTTTGCACCCTACCCGCGACCGCACCGACTGGACGCTGTGGTTTGCGGACTCCCCCGCAGGCAGGACTCCCATGAGTAAAAATCAGCATTTCGATACCATGGATCTTGCCATCAGCGCCGCCATTCAGGGGTTTGGTATCGCCATTGCCGACGAAACGCTGGTGGCGGAAGATTTACGCATGGGTCGCCTGGTGCGGCCGTTCAGCCATAGCGTTAAGACTGGAGCCAGCTACCGTCTTTGCGTGCGTCCGGAAAACGAAAACACCCCCGGGCTGGCGGCGTTTTGCGAGAGCCTGCTTAATCTAAGCTGA
- the hpxO gene encoding FAD-dependent urate hydroxylase HpxO, protein MKAIVIGGGIGGLSAAIALKRCGIATEVYEAVKEIKPVGAAISIWPNGVKCLNWLGMKERLQQLGGPMEFMAYQEYLQGQTLTRFSLDPLINSVGERPYPVARAELQDMLLDTYGRTDVHFGKRVAKVEEFDGGVRAIFEDGHVAEGDLLIAADGTHSTIRPYVLGFETERRYAGYVNWNGLVEIDESIAPANQWTTFVGEGKRVSLMPVSGNRFYFFFDVPLPKGLAEDRATVKEDLTRYFSGWADPVQKLISAIDPQTTNRIEIHDIEPFMHLVRGRVALLGDSGHSTTPDIGQGGCAAMEDAVVLAIALQTNSLGVEDALLRYQDKRAYRVKDLVLKARKRCDVTHGKDMAVTRSWYEELKSETGERVLSGMRETILGGPLE, encoded by the coding sequence ATGAAAGCGATCGTAATAGGCGGCGGCATTGGCGGATTATCAGCAGCTATCGCGCTGAAACGGTGTGGTATCGCAACAGAAGTGTACGAGGCCGTGAAGGAGATTAAACCCGTTGGCGCGGCGATTTCCATCTGGCCTAACGGCGTGAAGTGCCTCAACTGGCTCGGTATGAAAGAACGGCTGCAGCAGCTTGGCGGGCCCATGGAATTTATGGCCTATCAGGAATATCTGCAGGGCCAGACCCTGACCCGCTTCAGCCTCGACCCGCTGATCAACAGCGTTGGCGAACGCCCCTATCCCGTCGCGCGGGCGGAGTTGCAGGATATGCTGCTCGATACCTATGGCCGCACAGACGTGCATTTTGGCAAGCGAGTGGCAAAGGTCGAAGAGTTTGACGGCGGCGTGCGGGCCATTTTCGAAGACGGGCACGTGGCCGAGGGCGACCTGCTGATTGCCGCAGACGGCACGCATTCCACCATCCGCCCCTATGTTCTGGGATTTGAGACGGAACGTCGTTACGCGGGCTATGTCAACTGGAACGGGCTGGTGGAGATTGACGAGTCAATCGCCCCCGCCAACCAGTGGACGACGTTTGTGGGCGAAGGCAAACGCGTCTCGCTGATGCCCGTCTCCGGCAATCGCTTTTATTTCTTTTTTGATGTTCCGCTGCCAAAAGGCCTGGCGGAAGATCGCGCAACGGTAAAAGAAGATCTTACCCGTTACTTCAGCGGCTGGGCGGATCCGGTGCAAAAACTGATTTCAGCGATCGATCCACAGACAACCAATCGCATAGAAATTCATGATATCGAACCATTTATGCATCTGGTACGCGGCAGAGTGGCTCTGCTTGGGGACTCAGGCCACAGCACCACTCCGGATATCGGTCAGGGCGGTTGCGCCGCGATGGAAGACGCCGTGGTGCTGGCAATAGCCCTGCAAACCAACTCCCTTGGCGTAGAAGATGCCCTGCTCCGTTACCAGGATAAACGTGCGTATCGGGTAAAAGATCTGGTGCTCAAAGCCCGCAAACGCTGCGATGTCACCCATGGTAAAGACATGGCCGTCACCCGCAGCTGGTACGAAGAGCTGAAAAGCGAAACGGGCGAGCGCGTACTGTCCGGCATGCGCGAAACGATTCTTGGTGGTCCTCTGGAGTAG
- the pcaG gene encoding protocatechuate 3,4-dioxygenase subunit alpha, with product MKDYLRETASQTAGPYVHIGLAPNAAGFNIFETNFSHILTNAHTEGERIVVEGRVFDGSGTPVRDVLLELWQANAAGRYNHPADQQQEKNIDEDFRGWGRTCSDFDSGVWRFETIKPGPVTGRDGWMMAPHLNLWIVARGINIGLNTRMYFSDEQAANAEDPVLNLIEWEVRRNTLTGKREKRGNEVVYTFDIYLQGENETVFFDL from the coding sequence ATGAAAGATTATTTAAGAGAAACCGCCTCGCAGACGGCTGGTCCATACGTCCATATTGGCCTCGCCCCGAACGCTGCCGGGTTCAATATCTTCGAGACAAACTTTAGCCATATCCTGACGAACGCCCACACCGAAGGTGAGCGGATCGTAGTTGAAGGCCGGGTGTTTGACGGCTCGGGCACACCGGTGCGTGACGTGCTGCTTGAGCTGTGGCAGGCAAACGCCGCCGGGCGCTATAACCACCCTGCTGACCAGCAGCAGGAGAAAAACATCGATGAGGATTTTCGCGGCTGGGGGCGTACCTGCTCTGACTTTGACAGCGGCGTCTGGCGCTTCGAGACCATCAAACCCGGCCCGGTAACAGGACGAGACGGCTGGATGATGGCCCCGCATCTGAACCTGTGGATTGTCGCTCGCGGCATCAATATCGGCCTGAATACCCGGATGTATTTTTCCGATGAACAGGCTGCAAACGCCGAGGATCCGGTGCTCAACCTGATCGAATGGGAAGTGCGTCGTAATACATTGACTGGCAAACGTGAAAAGCGCGGCAACGAGGTGGTTTACACGTTTGATATCTATCTTCAGGGTGAAAACGAGACGGTATTTTTTGACCTCTGA
- a CDS encoding glucan biosynthesis protein has protein sequence MNRRRFIKASMALAAACGAPTLASLFPRAVFAAESDIADGRTTAFDFSVLQAMAHDLSKKPWGGAPRPLPDTLANLTPQAYNAIQYDAGHSLWNRTDNRQLDVQFFHVGMGFKRRVRMFSVDSSTQQAREIHFRPQLFNYNDAGVDTKQLEGQMDLGFAGFKAFKAPEIARRDVVSFLGASYFRAVDNTFQYGLSARGLAVNTFTDQLEEFPDFTSFWFETPKASDTTFVVYALMDSKSVTGAYKFIINCEEKRVVMEVDNHLYAREDIKQLGIAPMTSMFACGTNERRTCDTIHPQIHDSDRLAMWLGNGEWIARPLNNPQKLQFNAYQDKNPKGFGLLQLDHDFASYQDIMGWYNKRPSLWVEPRNKWGKGSVCLMEIPTTGETLDNIVCFWQPEKPVKAGDELEFKYRLYWSGLPPVTTELARVYATRTGMGSFPEGWAPGEHFPDKWSRRFAIDFVGGDLKAAAPKGIEPVITLSNGEAKQVEILYVEPFDGYRILFDWYPTDDSTAPVDMRMFLRCQGDAISETWLYQYFPPAPDKRNYVDDRVMR, from the coding sequence ATGAACCGCAGACGTTTTATCAAAGCCTCTATGGCTCTCGCCGCAGCCTGCGGCGCCCCGACCCTTGCCTCACTTTTCCCCCGCGCTGTTTTCGCCGCGGAATCTGACATCGCAGATGGACGCACCACCGCGTTTGACTTCTCGGTGCTGCAGGCAATGGCCCATGACCTGTCGAAAAAGCCCTGGGGCGGTGCTCCGCGCCCGTTACCGGACACGCTGGCGAATCTGACGCCGCAGGCTTACAACGCCATTCAGTATGATGCAGGCCATTCGCTATGGAACCGCACGGATAACCGCCAGCTGGACGTACAGTTCTTCCACGTCGGCATGGGCTTTAAGCGTCGCGTGCGCATGTTTTCTGTAGATTCTTCTACGCAGCAGGCTCGTGAAATTCACTTCCGTCCGCAGCTGTTTAATTACAACGACGCGGGTGTTGACACTAAGCAGCTGGAAGGGCAGATGGATCTCGGCTTCGCCGGGTTCAAAGCTTTTAAAGCGCCAGAAATTGCCCGCCGTGACGTGGTCTCTTTCCTGGGGGCGAGCTACTTCCGCGCCGTTGACAACACCTTCCAGTACGGCCTGTCCGCGCGCGGCCTGGCGGTAAATACCTTCACCGACCAGCTGGAAGAGTTCCCGGACTTCACCTCGTTCTGGTTTGAAACGCCGAAGGCCAGCGACACCACTTTCGTGGTTTACGCGCTGATGGACAGCAAAAGCGTTACCGGAGCCTATAAATTCATCATTAATTGCGAAGAGAAACGCGTGGTGATGGAAGTGGATAATCACCTTTACGCCCGTGAAGATATCAAACAGCTGGGCATCGCGCCGATGACCAGCATGTTTGCCTGCGGCACCAACGAACGCCGCACGTGTGACACTATCCACCCGCAGATCCATGACTCCGATCGCCTTGCGATGTGGCTTGGCAACGGCGAATGGATTGCCCGCCCGCTGAATAATCCGCAGAAGCTGCAGTTTAATGCCTACCAGGATAAAAACCCGAAGGGCTTCGGGCTGCTGCAGCTGGACCATGACTTCGCCAGCTATCAGGACATTATGGGCTGGTATAACAAGCGTCCAAGCCTGTGGGTGGAACCGCGAAATAAATGGGGCAAGGGCAGCGTCTGCCTGATGGAGATCCCAACGACCGGCGAAACGCTGGATAACATCGTCTGCTTCTGGCAGCCGGAAAAACCCGTGAAGGCCGGAGATGAGCTAGAATTTAAATACCGTCTTTACTGGAGCGGCCTGCCGCCGGTCACCACCGAGCTGGCGCGCGTTTACGCGACCCGTACCGGTATGGGCAGCTTCCCGGAAGGCTGGGCGCCAGGGGAACACTTCCCGGATAAATGGTCCCGCCGTTTCGCTATCGACTTTGTAGGGGGCGATCTGAAAGCCGCTGCGCCGAAGGGCATCGAGCCGGTGATCACGCTGTCTAACGGTGAAGCGAAGCAGGTAGAAATCCTCTACGTGGAGCCGTTCGACGGCTACCGCATCCTGTTCGACTGGTACCCAACGGATGACTCTACCGCGCCGGTAGATATGCGCATGTTCCTGCGCTGTCAGGGGGATGCTATCAGTGAAACATGGCTGTACCAGTACTTCCCGCCAGCGCCAGACAAGCGTAACTACGTGGATGACCGCGTGATGAGATAA
- a CDS encoding carboxylesterase/lipase family protein, with protein sequence MEKPEARSGEALAETAQGKLAGTLEGDIAVFRGIPFAAPPVGERRWRAPYPPEAWDGVRDAGQFSPACWQSLEYCKAVGGGDPGQFSEDCLYLNIWKPADCAGNKLPVMVWLHGGGYTIGAGGLTPYDGDGFASRGVILVSINYRLGHLGFLAHPSLEGEDPDGPLYNFALMDQIAALRWVQENISAFGGDADNVTLFGESAGGRSVLSLLASPLAAGLFHKAIVQSAYTLPDVDRNKALKKGIALGRHFGLENATAEQLRALPAEAFWPLEAPLNIGPAPICGDRVLPEPMLDTFFAGRQHPLPVMIGSNSDEASVLSYFGIDLAGQIDLLRREKRFGLGLIKLLYPGVKGDVELGRQVCRDMAFTTMGFVVMQAQQRIGQPCWRYYFDYVAEAERETYANGTWHGNEVPYVFDTLHLTPPACNYVTENDLSFSARICDYWAEFARSVTPQSDSLDGILRWPACLRGRDRTMMLGVDKLAGFKISNRFMRTRLQLFKRVMKHHVSLD encoded by the coding sequence ATGGAAAAGCCTGAAGCCCGCAGCGGAGAAGCTCTGGCAGAGACAGCGCAGGGCAAGCTTGCCGGAACCCTGGAAGGGGATATTGCCGTTTTTCGCGGCATCCCCTTCGCCGCACCGCCCGTCGGTGAGCGCCGCTGGCGCGCGCCATATCCTCCAGAGGCATGGGACGGCGTAAGAGACGCAGGTCAGTTTTCACCTGCCTGCTGGCAAAGCCTCGAATACTGCAAGGCCGTCGGCGGGGGCGATCCGGGTCAGTTCTCTGAAGATTGCCTGTACCTGAACATCTGGAAGCCTGCTGATTGTGCGGGAAATAAATTACCCGTCATGGTCTGGCTGCACGGCGGAGGTTATACCATCGGCGCAGGCGGCTTGACTCCCTACGACGGCGACGGGTTTGCATCGCGCGGCGTCATCCTCGTCTCCATAAATTACCGTCTCGGCCATCTCGGTTTTTTAGCCCATCCTTCGCTGGAAGGGGAAGATCCCGACGGGCCACTCTATAACTTCGCGTTGATGGATCAGATAGCCGCGCTGCGCTGGGTGCAGGAAAACATCTCCGCCTTCGGAGGGGATGCCGATAACGTGACGCTGTTTGGCGAATCGGCCGGGGGCCGCAGCGTACTGTCGTTACTGGCTTCGCCGCTTGCCGCCGGACTGTTTCACAAGGCTATCGTGCAAAGCGCCTATACCCTGCCAGACGTGGACCGCAACAAGGCGCTAAAAAAGGGGATCGCGCTGGGGCGCCATTTCGGGCTTGAAAACGCTACCGCCGAGCAGCTGCGGGCGCTGCCCGCAGAGGCATTCTGGCCGCTGGAAGCGCCGCTGAATATTGGCCCGGCCCCCATTTGCGGCGACCGCGTGTTGCCAGAGCCAATGCTGGACACGTTCTTCGCCGGCAGGCAGCATCCGTTGCCGGTGATGATTGGCAGCAACAGCGACGAGGCCAGCGTGCTGAGCTATTTCGGCATCGACCTTGCCGGGCAAATCGATCTGCTGCGCCGCGAGAAACGTTTTGGCCTGGGGCTGATTAAACTGCTTTATCCGGGGGTAAAAGGCGACGTAGAGCTTGGTCGGCAGGTGTGCAGGGACATGGCATTTACTACCATGGGCTTTGTAGTGATGCAGGCCCAACAGCGTATCGGCCAGCCCTGCTGGCGCTATTACTTTGACTACGTCGCTGAGGCGGAACGGGAGACATACGCTAACGGTACCTGGCACGGTAACGAAGTGCCGTACGTGTTCGATACCCTGCATCTCACGCCGCCCGCATGCAATTATGTGACGGAAAATGATTTATCCTTCTCGGCAAGGATCTGCGATTACTGGGCTGAATTTGCCCGCAGCGTCACGCCGCAAAGTGACTCCCTGGACGGTATTCTGCGCTGGCCAGCCTGTCTTCGCGGCCGGGACAGAACAATGATGCTGGGCGTGGATAAGCTCGCAGGGTTTAAAATTAGCAACCGGTTTATGCGCACCCGCCTGCAGTTATTTAAACGAGTCATGAAACACCACGTCAGCTTAGATTAA